The following are encoded in a window of Ruminiclostridium herbifermentans genomic DNA:
- a CDS encoding ABC transporter permease, translating into MKKVIHIVVSFTALILIWLLAVIFGNWNKALLPSPLNVVEGFKEMVYSGVLLTSILDSMLRFAIGYCIAVITGVTLGLILGWFRGVWNYINPIVQLLRPISPIAWLPFIVLWFGIGDLPAIVIIFIAAFFPILLTTVTAVSKVDQTYIKVARNFGIKGVSFLTKIVLPSAFPYIATSLHLALGTAWVFLVAGEMVGAQTGLGYLIIDSRNNLRADMLLSSIIVIGLIGLILDSLIGLIEKSILNKFGFVANDGRT; encoded by the coding sequence ATGAAAAAAGTAATTCATATTGTCGTATCTTTTACAGCTTTAATTTTAATATGGCTGCTTGCTGTAATTTTTGGAAATTGGAATAAAGCACTGCTTCCTTCCCCTCTCAATGTAGTAGAGGGTTTCAAAGAAATGGTTTATAGTGGAGTTTTGTTAACAAGTATTTTAGATAGTATGTTGAGGTTTGCCATCGGTTATTGTATAGCAGTTATTACTGGGGTAACATTAGGACTGATATTAGGCTGGTTTAGAGGTGTATGGAACTATATAAATCCAATTGTCCAACTGCTAAGGCCAATTTCACCAATTGCATGGCTTCCATTTATTGTATTATGGTTTGGAATTGGTGATTTACCAGCCATTGTTATAATTTTTATTGCAGCATTTTTTCCTATTCTGCTGACTACAGTAACAGCAGTAAGTAAAGTAGACCAGACATACATAAAGGTTGCAAGGAATTTTGGCATAAAAGGCGTAAGCTTTCTCACCAAAATTGTTCTTCCATCAGCATTCCCATATATTGCTACAAGTCTTCATCTAGCACTGGGAACTGCTTGGGTATTTTTGGTGGCAGGAGAAATGGTGGGAGCACAGACTGGCCTAGGTTATTTGATAATTGACTCTAGAAATAATTTGAGAGCAGATATGTTGCTGTCAAGTATAATTGTTATTGGATTAATTGGGTTAATATTAGATAGTCTAATTGGTTTAATAGAAAAGAGTATATTAAACAAATTTGGATTTGTGGCTAATGATGGGAGGACTTGA
- a CDS encoding ABC transporter ATP-binding protein: MYIKVEDVSKQYVQNNKVFQAMEHVSLNIERGEFICLLGPSGCGKTTLLNSIAGFERVSSGRITIDGNEVTEPSNKNVTIFQNYGLLPWRTVKKNVELGLEGKKLSKKERAEIADKFINIVGLSEFSKSHPNQLSGGMQQRVAIARALAVDPEIIFMDEPFGALDALTRLKMQDEISSIWENQKKTIIFVTHDIEEAVFLADRVVVMTPNPGKIKSIINVPIARKRDRTSPDFLKIRDRIFDEFEMKKADNTEYLI; this comes from the coding sequence TTGTATATAAAAGTTGAAGATGTATCAAAACAATATGTACAAAATAATAAAGTATTTCAAGCTATGGAGCATGTTTCGTTAAACATTGAAAGAGGAGAATTTATTTGCTTGCTAGGTCCTAGTGGTTGTGGAAAGACTACGCTGCTCAATTCCATTGCAGGCTTTGAAAGAGTAAGCAGTGGAAGGATTACAATAGATGGAAATGAAGTAACAGAGCCATCAAATAAAAATGTAACGATATTTCAGAATTATGGACTGCTTCCATGGCGAACAGTAAAGAAAAATGTTGAGTTGGGGCTAGAGGGCAAAAAACTCTCTAAAAAGGAACGGGCTGAAATTGCAGATAAATTCATTAATATTGTCGGCTTAAGTGAATTTAGTAAAAGTCATCCCAATCAGCTTTCTGGAGGCATGCAGCAGCGTGTTGCCATTGCGCGCGCTCTTGCAGTAGATCCTGAAATAATATTTATGGATGAGCCATTTGGGGCATTAGATGCTCTAACAAGATTGAAAATGCAAGATGAGATATCTAGTATATGGGAAAATCAGAAAAAGACTATTATTTTTGTAACACATGATATTGAAGAAGCTGTTTTTCTTGCTGATAGAGTTGTTGTTATGACTCCTAACCCAGGTAAAATTAAGAGCATTATTAATGTTCCTATAGCACGGAAGAGAGATAGAACTAGCCCTGATTTCTTAAAAATTCGAGATAGGATTTTTGATGAATTTGAAATGAAGAAAGCTGATAATACAGAGTATTTAATTTAG
- a CDS encoding alpha-glucosidase/alpha-galactosidase has translation MNYQGDSATDINIAYIGGGSRGWAWTFMTDLALEPNISGTIKLYDIDLEAVKSNEIIGNNVSRIKEAISKWNYEVAYTLQDALINADFVIISMLPGTFDEMEVDVHMPERYGIYQSVGDTVGPGGIMRALRTLPLFVGLANAIKTFCPNAWVINYTNPLSLCVKTLYYVFPKIKAFGCCHEVFGAQQLLKGIFEKKTGIEVWSRNEILVNVLGINHFTWFDYASYKGKNLFPIFKEYVSEHFDEGFIDENYSKADRFSCSHRVKFDLFNRFGLIAAAGDRHLAEFMPGDTYLLNPETVEHWGFSLTPVSWRKADLQRRLERSRRLVSGEESFNLVPSGEEGILLIKALCGLNRCISNVNMPNSFMQIRNLPKSAIVETNAIFEGDRIRPIAAGRIPEGILAYIKPQTDNHERVLKAALECNIDLVYEAFKYDTLINGRLSKKEIKCLVGDMIKGTMKYLPKKWEAEL, from the coding sequence ATGAATTATCAAGGTGATTCGGCTACAGATATTAATATTGCATACATAGGGGGAGGCTCAAGGGGCTGGGCATGGACATTTATGACTGACCTTGCTTTAGAGCCAAATATTTCTGGAACAATTAAGCTTTATGATATAGATTTAGAAGCAGTTAAAAGTAATGAGATTATTGGAAATAATGTTTCTAGAATAAAGGAAGCTATTAGTAAATGGAATTATGAAGTGGCTTATACTTTGCAAGATGCACTTATTAATGCAGACTTTGTTATTATTTCAATGCTACCTGGAACTTTTGATGAAATGGAAGTAGATGTGCATATGCCGGAAAGGTATGGGATTTATCAATCAGTTGGTGATACTGTGGGACCTGGAGGCATAATGCGTGCACTTCGTACACTGCCTTTGTTTGTAGGATTAGCAAATGCAATAAAAACCTTTTGTCCTAATGCTTGGGTTATAAATTACACAAATCCATTGTCACTTTGTGTGAAAACGCTATACTATGTGTTCCCAAAAATAAAAGCCTTTGGATGCTGTCATGAAGTGTTTGGTGCACAACAATTACTTAAGGGTATTTTTGAAAAGAAAACAGGTATTGAGGTTTGGAGCAGAAATGAAATATTAGTTAATGTATTGGGAATTAACCATTTCACCTGGTTTGATTATGCTTCTTATAAAGGCAAAAACCTTTTTCCAATTTTTAAAGAATATGTCTCTGAGCATTTCGATGAAGGCTTTATAGACGAAAATTATAGTAAAGCTGATCGTTTTTCATGCTCTCATAGGGTTAAATTTGATTTGTTTAATAGATTCGGATTGATTGCTGCTGCTGGAGATAGACATTTAGCTGAGTTTATGCCAGGAGACACATATCTCTTAAATCCCGAAACAGTTGAACATTGGGGATTTTCACTGACTCCGGTTTCATGGCGTAAAGCAGATTTACAAAGACGACTAGAAAGAAGTAGACGTTTGGTATCTGGAGAAGAGTCTTTTAATTTAGTACCATCTGGAGAAGAGGGGATTTTGCTTATTAAGGCTTTATGCGGACTTAATCGGTGCATAAGCAATGTTAATATGCCTAATTCTTTTATGCAAATTAGAAATTTACCTAAATCTGCAATTGTAGAAACAAATGCTATTTTTGAAGGTGACAGAATTCGTCCAATTGCAGCAGGAAGGATTCCTGAGGGGATTCTCGCATATATTAAACCGCAAACTGACAATCATGAACGTGTCTTAAAAGCAGCATTAGAATGCAACATAGATCTTGTATATGAAGCTTTCAAATATGATACGTTAATTAATGGAAGGCTAAGTAAAAAGGAAATAAAATGTTTAGTAGGTGATATGATTAAAGGTACTATGAAGTATTTACCTAAAAAATGGGAAGCTGAATTATGA
- the hcp gene encoding hydroxylamine reductase: MHNEMFCFQCEQTIGGKGCTKVGNCGKDSEVAALQDLLIYQLKGIGYCGQKLLEKGIKIDDETDKFIMDAAFSTLTNVNFDPERFVEYLRKAQEIKECLKKQLLECKNHFPEVVSYTLPATKEEMLKDAKKAGIMYDQTLDADIRSLREMLIYGMKGMGAYGHHAHVLGYKDETVSKFFYKGFAAVINEGLTVDDLFNLIMEFGQVNLKCMELLDKANTGSYGNPVPTQVSITKKKGPFIIVSGHDLKDLKELLEQTEGKGINIYTHGEMLPAHGYPELKKYPHLVGNFGGAWQDQQKEFDGIPGCILMTTNCLQKPRDSYRDRIFTTSIVGWPEITHIREVNGKKDFSLIINKAFQLGGFTEDEPEQKITVGFGHNAVLSNADKIIDAVKNGAIKHFFLIGGCDGARPGRNYFTEFAEKTPKDTIILTLACGKYRFNKMNLGQIGEFPRVLDVGQCNDSFGAIRIALALADAFKCGVNDLPLSLILSWYEQKAVCILITLLSLGIKDIRLGPTLPAFITPNILQVLIDKFGIKPISTPDEDLKAILGN; encoded by the coding sequence ATGCATAACGAAATGTTTTGCTTTCAGTGTGAACAAACAATAGGAGGCAAGGGCTGTACGAAAGTAGGTAACTGTGGAAAAGACAGTGAAGTAGCAGCATTACAGGACTTACTTATTTATCAACTAAAGGGTATAGGCTATTGTGGACAAAAATTATTGGAAAAGGGTATCAAAATAGATGATGAAACAGATAAATTTATTATGGATGCTGCTTTTTCAACTCTAACAAATGTTAACTTTGATCCTGAGAGATTTGTAGAATATTTGAGAAAAGCACAAGAAATAAAAGAGTGCTTGAAAAAGCAGCTGCTAGAGTGTAAAAATCATTTTCCAGAAGTAGTAAGTTATACTCTTCCAGCTACAAAAGAAGAAATGCTTAAGGATGCAAAAAAAGCTGGTATAATGTATGACCAGACTTTAGATGCAGATATTCGTTCCTTAAGAGAGATGCTCATTTATGGAATGAAGGGAATGGGAGCTTATGGCCATCATGCGCATGTTTTAGGCTATAAGGATGAGACAGTTAGTAAGTTTTTCTATAAGGGTTTTGCAGCAGTTATTAATGAAGGCCTGACAGTTGATGATTTGTTCAATTTAATTATGGAATTTGGACAAGTCAATTTAAAATGCATGGAGTTACTTGATAAAGCAAACACGGGCTCCTATGGCAATCCTGTTCCAACACAAGTCAGTATTACAAAGAAAAAGGGTCCATTTATTATTGTTTCTGGGCATGACCTGAAGGACTTAAAGGAACTGCTTGAGCAAACGGAGGGCAAAGGAATCAATATATATACCCATGGTGAAATGCTTCCTGCTCATGGCTATCCAGAATTAAAAAAGTATCCTCACTTAGTAGGTAACTTTGGCGGAGCATGGCAAGATCAACAAAAAGAGTTTGACGGAATACCGGGTTGTATACTTATGACAACAAATTGTTTGCAAAAACCACGAGACTCCTATAGGGATAGAATATTTACAACAAGTATTGTTGGATGGCCTGAAATAACTCATATCAGAGAGGTTAACGGTAAAAAAGACTTTAGTCTTATAATAAACAAGGCTTTTCAGCTAGGTGGTTTTACAGAAGATGAACCTGAACAGAAAATAACAGTGGGCTTTGGGCATAATGCAGTATTAAGCAATGCCGATAAGATAATTGATGCAGTAAAAAATGGAGCGATAAAGCATTTCTTCCTGATTGGAGGATGTGATGGTGCAAGACCGGGAAGAAATTATTTTACTGAATTTGCAGAGAAAACACCAAAGGATACAATAATACTTACACTTGCTTGTGGTAAGTACAGATTTAACAAAATGAATTTGGGTCAAATAGGAGAATTTCCTAGAGTTCTTGATGTAGGTCAGTGTAATGATTCTTTTGGAGCAATAAGAATTGCACTGGCGCTTGCAGATGCATTTAAATGTGGAGTAAATGATTTGCCGCTTTCATTAATTCTTTCCTGGTATGAACAAAAGGCTGTATGTATTCTTATTACATTGTTATCACTTGGAATTAAGGATATTAGACTTGGACCAACACTACCGGCATTTATTACACCAAATATATTGCAAGTATTAATTGATAAGTTTGGAATCAAACCAATATCAACGCCAGATGAGGATTTAAAGGCTATATTGGGAAACTAA
- a CDS encoding secondary thiamine-phosphate synthase enzyme YjbQ: MKLFEYSLSTNTEGMYNVTRQAAEAVTKSGVTDGICVVYCPHTTAGITINENADPDVVHDILLGLKAAFPDRKEFLHCEGNSSAHLKASCVGSSATVIIKGGRLLLGTWQGIYFCEFDGPRNRKFFIKICED, translated from the coding sequence ATGAAGCTTTTTGAATATAGTTTATCAACAAATACTGAAGGTATGTACAATGTAACAAGACAAGCAGCCGAGGCAGTAACTAAAAGTGGTGTAACTGACGGAATATGTGTAGTCTATTGTCCCCACACTACGGCAGGGATAACAATAAATGAGAATGCAGACCCTGATGTAGTCCACGATATACTCCTTGGTTTAAAGGCGGCTTTCCCAGATAGAAAAGAATTTTTGCATTGTGAAGGGAATTCTTCCGCTCATCTGAAAGCATCTTGTGTTGGAAGTTCAGCAACTGTCATTATAAAGGGTGGAAGATTGCTGCTTGGTACTTGGCAGGGGATTTATTTTTGTGAATTTGACGGACCAAGAAACAGAAAATTCTTTATTAAAATATGTGAGGATTAA
- a CDS encoding DUF6472 family protein: MEIKLNCDCCIYYFYDEEYDCYVCEVNLDEDEMVKFIQNSFDDCPYFRLNDEYKTVRKQI, from the coding sequence ATGGAAATAAAATTAAATTGTGATTGTTGTATTTATTATTTTTATGACGAAGAATACGACTGTTATGTATGTGAAGTTAATTTAGATGAAGATGAGATGGTCAAGTTTATACAAAATTCATTTGATGATTGTCCATACTTTAGACTAAATGATGAGTATAAAACTGTAAGAAAACAGATTTGA
- a CDS encoding helix-turn-helix domain-containing protein, with translation MDKNILGKRIKKLREKNNLNQLEFSKILNISNTTLSQYEAGNRTPNDEIKEKVADYFNVSVDYLLGRTENSNSEAGYSRISNSLYVSNLPKEAIKQIEDYIEFVKQKYSSD, from the coding sequence ATGGATAAAAACATTTTAGGTAAAAGAATTAAAAAACTAAGAGAAAAAAACAATTTAAATCAACTTGAATTTTCCAAAATTTTAAATATAAGCAATACTACCTTATCCCAATATGAAGCTGGTAATCGTACGCCTAATGATGAGATCAAAGAAAAAGTTGCTGACTATTTCAATGTATCAGTAGATTATCTACTTGGTAGGACTGAAAATAGTAATTCTGAAGCTGGATACTCTAGAATATCTAATAGCCTTTATGTTTCCAATTTACCTAAAGAGGCCATTAAGCAGATTGAGGACTATATTGAATTTGTAAAACAGAAATATAGCTCAGACTAA
- a CDS encoding helix-turn-helix domain-containing protein — MDNNILGQRIKKLREDRNLNQLEFSKILNISNTTLSQYEAGNRTPSDEIKEKVADYFNVSVDYLLGRTEKCNLEDEGSNDEKFYKFDVSNLPEEAIKQIEDYIEFVKQKYKSY, encoded by the coding sequence ATGGATAATAACATCTTAGGACAGCGAATTAAAAAACTTAGAGAAGATAGAAATTTAAATCAATTAGAATTTTCAAAAATTTTAAATATAAGCAACACTACTTTATCGCAATACGAAGCTGGCAACCGAACTCCTAGTGATGAAATTAAGGAAAAGGTAGCTGACTATTTTAATGTGTCTGTAGATTATCTTCTCGGGAGAACTGAAAAATGTAATTTAGAGGATGAAGGTTCCAATGATGAAAAATTCTATAAGTTCGATGTCTCTAATCTTCCAGAGGAAGCTATTAAGCAAATTGAGGACTACATAGAATTTGTAAAACAGAAATATAAATCTTACTAA